The following proteins come from a genomic window of Natrinema saccharevitans:
- the cas4 gene encoding CRISPR-associated protein Cas4, translated as MTDSSTDPVDRFLDAARDETAELPFRLTGVMFQYYVVCERELWFLSRDVEIDRDTPSIVRGSDVDDSAYSDKRRDVRVDGIIAIDVLDSGEILEVKPSSSMTEPARLQLLFYLWYLDRVTGVEKTGVLAHPTEKRRETIELTPETSAEVESAIRGIREVVTAESPPPAEGKPVCDSCAYHDFCWSC; from the coding sequence ATGACCGATTCATCGACTGACCCTGTCGACCGGTTTCTCGACGCTGCTAGAGACGAGACCGCCGAACTCCCCTTCCGGCTGACCGGCGTTATGTTCCAGTACTACGTCGTCTGTGAGCGAGAACTCTGGTTCCTCAGCCGTGACGTAGAGATCGATCGTGACACGCCATCAATCGTTCGCGGCAGCGACGTTGACGACTCGGCTTACTCGGACAAGCGCCGAGACGTGCGTGTCGATGGGATCATCGCGATCGACGTACTGGACAGCGGCGAGATCCTGGAGGTCAAACCCTCGTCGTCGATGACCGAACCAGCGCGGCTGCAGTTGCTGTTCTACCTCTGGTATCTCGATCGGGTCACCGGCGTTGAGAAGACCGGTGTCCTGGCACATCCGACAGAGAAACGACGCGAGACGATCGAACTGACCCCGGAAACCAGCGCCGAAGTCGAATCGGCTATCCGTGGGATCCGTGAGGTCGTCACCGCAGAATCGCCGCCACCGGCCGAGGGGAAGCCGGTCTGTGACTCGTGTGCCTATCACGACTTCTGCTGGAGTTGTTGA
- the cas1b gene encoding type I-B CRISPR-associated endonuclease Cas1b, with protein MNDNYHVFSDGRIERQDDTVRVVTDDGEKKYLPVENAEAIFLHGQLEYNTRFVSFLNQEGVAVHVFGWHDHYAGSIMPKRGQTSGQTIVDQVRAYDDPGHRLKLAKAFVDGSIHNMRSNVTYYDGRGYDFEHVLEELEDARASLDGMGTIDETMGVEARARKAYYSTFDEILPEGFVFGGRQYNPPNNEVNSLISFGNSLVYANIVSAIRATALDPTVSYLHEPGERRYSLALDIADLFKPLLADRVIFRLVNRGQLTTDDFEDDMNSCLLNEAGRKTYSKAYEKTLDETIDHPDLGKKVSYQYLLRVEAYKLKKHLLTGEEYVPFRRWW; from the coding sequence ATGAACGACAACTACCACGTGTTTTCCGACGGACGGATCGAACGCCAAGACGACACGGTGCGTGTCGTCACCGACGACGGCGAGAAGAAGTACCTCCCGGTCGAGAACGCCGAGGCGATCTTCCTCCACGGACAGCTCGAGTACAACACTCGTTTCGTATCCTTCCTCAATCAGGAAGGCGTCGCAGTCCACGTCTTCGGCTGGCACGACCACTATGCCGGCTCAATCATGCCAAAGAGGGGTCAGACCTCCGGCCAGACAATTGTTGATCAGGTCCGGGCCTACGACGATCCGGGCCACCGCCTCAAACTGGCGAAGGCGTTCGTCGACGGCAGCATCCACAACATGCGCTCGAACGTCACCTACTACGACGGGCGTGGATACGACTTCGAGCATGTGCTGGAGGAACTGGAGGATGCACGGGCGTCGCTCGACGGAATGGGGACGATCGACGAGACAATGGGTGTCGAAGCGCGTGCCCGGAAGGCGTACTATTCGACTTTCGACGAGATCCTTCCCGAGGGATTTGTCTTCGGTGGCAGGCAGTACAACCCACCGAATAACGAGGTCAACAGCCTAATCTCCTTCGGCAACTCGCTGGTCTACGCGAACATCGTCTCGGCGATCCGCGCGACTGCACTGGATCCGACGGTCAGTTACCTCCATGAACCCGGTGAACGACGATACTCACTGGCGCTGGACATCGCCGACCTGTTCAAGCCACTGCTCGCCGATCGAGTCATCTTCAGACTCGTCAACCGCGGCCAGCTAACCACCGACGACTTTGAAGACGATATGAACTCCTGTCTCCTAAACGAAGCCGGCCGAAAGACCTACTCGAAAGCATACGAGAAGACTCTCGACGAAACGATCGACCACCCGGACTTGGGAAAGAAAGTGAGCTACCAGTATCTCCTCCGTGTCGAAGCGTACAAACTGAAAAAACATCTCCTGACCGGCGAGGAATACGTCCCGTTCCGACGGTGGTGGTGA
- the cas2 gene encoding CRISPR-associated endonuclease Cas2 — protein sequence MVYIVVVYDMEADRTHRMLKFLRRYLTHVQNSVLEGDVTEGDLEKIRSGVDEMLKPGESTIIYRVSSEKMVERTVFGDDPAADDQFL from the coding sequence GTGGTCTACATCGTCGTGGTCTACGACATGGAAGCCGACCGGACCCACAGGATGCTGAAGTTCCTTCGGAGATATCTCACACACGTCCAAAACTCCGTGCTCGAGGGGGACGTGACTGAGGGCGACCTCGAAAAGATCCGATCCGGCGTCGACGAAATGCTCAAACCCGGAGAATCGACGATCATCTACCGCGTTTCCTCTGAGAAGATGGTTGAGAGAACCGTCTTCGGTGACGATCCTGCCGCCGACGATCAGTTCCTCTAA